A window from Larimichthys crocea isolate SSNF unplaced genomic scaffold, L_crocea_2.0 scaffold306, whole genome shotgun sequence encodes these proteins:
- the mrps33 gene encoding small ribosomal subunit protein mS33 — MASLSSYAMRMARLSAQIFGEVVRPTDSRSMKVVQLFKEPPMAKKKDVYDWYPQHKIYYAMTQKLRFMGLFRDEHEDFKEEMRRLRKLRGKGKPKKGEGKRATKKK; from the exons ATGGCCAGTCTGTCCAGCTACGCCATGCGCATGGCCAGACTGAGTGCCCAGATCTTTGGGGAGGTTGTGCGTCCGACAGACTCTAGATCTATGAAGGTGGTCCAGCTGTTCAAGGAGCCTCCCATGGCCAAGAAGAAGGATGTGTATGACTGGTACCCACAGCATAAGATTTACTACGCCATGACCCAGAAGCTCAGGTTCATGGGATTGTTCAG AGACGAGCACGAAGACTTCAAGGAGGAGATGCGTCGTCTGAGGAAACTGAGAGGAAAAGGGAAACCAAAgaaaggagaggggaagagagcgACCAAGAAGAAATGA